In Campylobacter sp. VBCF_01 NA2, one DNA window encodes the following:
- a CDS encoding Rrf2 family transcriptional regulator, with protein sequence MLFTKASEYALLAMICIAQNQNSESVDVDTISEKLQISRSFLAKILQSLARSKLLNSFKGAKGGFSLAKKPSEITLLEIITSAEKRKASIFDCTQEGTKGCPNGRALCRVNLMFNELQDKVDEYMQNVTLQDIIKKER encoded by the coding sequence ATGCTCTTTACAAAAGCGTCAGAATACGCCCTACTTGCGATGATTTGCATAGCTCAAAATCAAAATAGCGAATCTGTGGATGTCGATACGATATCTGAAAAACTTCAAATTTCACGCAGTTTTTTAGCCAAAATTTTGCAAAGCCTAGCCAGAAGCAAGCTTTTAAACTCATTTAAAGGTGCAAAAGGCGGATTTAGCCTAGCCAAAAAACCTAGCGAAATCACCCTACTTGAAATCATCACAAGCGCCGAAAAACGCAAAGCTTCGATTTTTGATTGCACACAAGAAGGCACCAAAGGCTGCCCAAACGGACGGGCTTTGTGTCGCGTAAATCTCATGTTTAACGAGCTTCAAGACAAAGTCGATGAGTATATGCAAAATGTCACCTTGCAAGACATTATCAAAAAAGAGCGTTAA
- a CDS encoding DHH family phosphoesterase, whose amino-acid sequence MKIYHLSHTDLDGYSAQLVVAHYLSGVEFFNANYGKEIVEKFDQILGKIDENLQTNPDAKSLVLITDLNLLPAQCEKFQTQLAQKNAKIFLLDHHQSGAECAQKHPWYLLDNSRCATKITYDFFSAIFGEDEELAKFVKVVNAVDIWLKDESEFELGKVCLGMVAGAKEINKIMFEEQSREYINFLLNKIFEFQNLNEPHIALDDALHAIKKSFFNAERNDTLSNLISDYVVTLLGAQKDKFIIKYENHKGILTYNIGNVSVIGNDFLTRNPDMDFFIDVTSKKTLSFRANGKVDVSAMAKNLLGGGGHANASGGIFIGFKDANSYEAIKSQIEQLINLKTQKAENEI is encoded by the coding sequence ATGAAAATTTACCACCTAAGCCACACCGATTTAGACGGATACTCTGCCCAGCTCGTAGTCGCGCACTACCTTAGTGGCGTGGAGTTTTTTAACGCAAATTATGGCAAAGAAATCGTCGAAAAATTTGACCAAATTTTGGGCAAAATCGATGAAAATTTGCAAACTAACCCAGACGCAAAATCACTTGTTTTGATAACTGATCTAAATTTGCTCCCCGCTCAGTGTGAGAAATTTCAAACACAATTAGCGCAAAAAAACGCCAAAATTTTCTTGCTCGATCATCACCAAAGTGGCGCAGAGTGCGCGCAAAAGCACCCTTGGTATCTGCTGGATAATTCTCGTTGCGCTACCAAAATCACCTATGATTTTTTCAGCGCGATTTTTGGCGAGGACGAAGAGCTAGCGAAATTTGTCAAGGTCGTAAATGCAGTCGATATCTGGCTAAAAGATGAGAGCGAGTTCGAGCTTGGCAAGGTTTGCCTTGGTATGGTCGCGGGCGCAAAAGAGATCAACAAAATCATGTTCGAAGAGCAAAGCAGAGAGTATATAAATTTTTTGCTAAATAAAATTTTTGAATTTCAAAATTTAAACGAGCCTCACATCGCCCTAGATGACGCGCTTCACGCTATCAAAAAAAGCTTTTTTAACGCCGAGCGAAATGACACGCTAAGCAACCTAATCTCGGATTATGTCGTCACGCTCCTTGGCGCGCAAAAAGACAAATTTATCATCAAATACGAGAACCACAAAGGCATTTTGACCTACAATATCGGCAATGTCAGCGTCATCGGAAATGACTTTTTGACGCGCAACCCTGATATGGACTTTTTCATCGATGTAACCTCGAAAAAAACGCTAAGTTTCCGTGCAAACGGCAAAGTCGATGTGAGCGCAATGGCGAAAAATCTACTTGGCGGTGGCGGACACGCAAACGCTAGTGGCGGGATTTTTATCGGCTTTAAGGACGCGAATTCATACGAAGCGATAAAGTCCCAAATCGAACAACTCATAAATTTAAAAACCCAAAAGGCAGAAAATGAAATCTGA
- a CDS encoding tyrosine-type recombinase/integrase translates to MKQPLDAKENFAASLLFWMAKFVRYKLSSLSNKELKNEELFSKTIMALAKNVPNIGALSTLAKDARNAGLTGINTYFNPLFKLYNALLSYELESMKNIDEELLSEVLASITGGLSDASKKNYRIAVINFFGFIDRQNETNGASHNYGIELKSWGGVSGNRGVKLPEFLSEDEISKFIGAINSADFKKFTHRNRLILKVIIYTGIRVGEAINLRRKDISEDGDLYVLRIRGKGNKYRVVMIKKRLIQGDLDALETNFANKDDYVFTNKKGSALTQAYISRIVEKLLLSVGIRKKKNGAHMLRHTFATMLYKREKDLVLVQEALGHASLNTSRIYTHFDNEKLRLAAMVAEDFSGE, encoded by the coding sequence AGCTTAAAAACGAGGAGCTGTTTAGCAAAACCATAATGGCACTAGCCAAAAATGTCCCAAATATAGGGGCTCTCTCAACCCTAGCCAAAGACGCTAGAAACGCGGGGCTAACGGGCATTAATACATATTTCAACCCGCTTTTTAAGCTCTATAACGCGCTTTTATCCTACGAGCTAGAAAGCATGAAAAATATCGACGAAGAGCTTTTAAGCGAGGTTTTGGCCTCTATCACGGGAGGGCTTAGCGATGCGAGCAAAAAAAACTACCGAATCGCCGTGATAAACTTTTTTGGCTTCATCGACCGCCAAAACGAAACTAATGGCGCCTCGCACAACTACGGAATAGAGCTTAAAAGCTGGGGCGGCGTGAGCGGAAATCGTGGCGTGAAACTGCCTGAGTTTTTAAGCGAAGATGAAATTTCGAAATTTATCGGCGCAATAAATAGCGCGGATTTTAAGAAATTTACCCATAGAAATAGATTGATTTTAAAGGTGATTATCTACACAGGAATCCGCGTCGGAGAGGCGATAAACCTGCGCCGCAAGGATATCAGTGAGGACGGAGATTTGTATGTACTGCGGATACGAGGCAAGGGAAATAAATACCGCGTCGTAATGATAAAAAAGCGCCTTATCCAGGGCGATTTGGACGCGTTGGAAACGAATTTTGCAAACAAAGATGATTATGTCTTTACCAACAAAAAAGGCTCGGCGCTCACTCAGGCTTATATCAGCAGAATCGTAGAAAAACTGCTTTTAAGCGTAGGAATTCGCAAGAAAAAAAACGGCGCGCACATGCTTCGCCACACCTTTGCAACCATGCTTTACAAGCGTGAAAAAGATTTGGTGCTAGTCCAAGAAGCCCTAGGGCATGCGAGCCTGAATACCTCGCGCATTTACACACATTTCGATAATGAAAAACTCCGCCTAGCCGCAATGGTAGCGGAGGACTTTTCTGGCGAGTGA
- the rpsO gene encoding 30S ribosomal protein S15, translated as MALDTAQKAQIVAKFARKEKDTGSAEVQIALLSAKIAYLTDHIKANPKDFSSRLGLLKIVGQRKRMMKYLKNKDYATYSKLVAELGLRDK; from the coding sequence ATGGCTTTAGACACGGCTCAAAAAGCACAAATAGTTGCGAAATTCGCTAGAAAAGAGAAAGATACAGGTTCAGCAGAGGTGCAAATCGCGCTACTTTCTGCAAAAATTGCATATCTTACAGATCACATCAAAGCAAATCCAAAAGATTTCTCGTCTCGCCTTGGACTACTTAAAATCGTAGGTCAAAGAAAAAGAATGATGAAATATCTAAAAAATAAAGATTACGCTACATACTCAAAACTAGTTGCAGAACTTGGTTTAAGAGATAAATAA